The following are from one region of the Endozoicomonas sp. 4G genome:
- a CDS encoding retron system putative HNH endonuclease gives MKQLTHPLAVPRQLQRRQQQAVDDPRTAWQRFRGKAEIYDALLPAQRHLCAYCEVELDNREEALGYHIEHIESKSGNPLLTFEFHNLMLSCFKTGNEAEQSNEDLNPVSCGHSELKRNNQYDASLFIKPTEQDCQRYFFYELDGRVVPHPDLNETEAARADHTIEVLNLNCLRLQRDRGDMIREGLEIISDLADDDCALKCFLHLELNEIATNKLFAFHTTRCQFFQDLA, from the coding sequence GTGAAGCAGTTAACTCATCCTCTGGCGGTTCCAAGACAGCTTCAAAGACGACAGCAACAAGCCGTTGATGACCCTCGCACAGCCTGGCAACGATTTCGGGGCAAGGCGGAAATTTACGATGCATTGCTACCTGCTCAAAGGCATCTCTGTGCGTACTGCGAAGTAGAGTTGGATAACCGGGAAGAAGCTCTTGGCTATCACATCGAGCATATAGAATCGAAGTCGGGCAACCCGCTACTGACCTTTGAGTTTCATAATCTCATGCTCTCTTGCTTCAAAACAGGCAACGAAGCCGAACAAAGTAATGAAGACCTCAACCCAGTCAGCTGTGGACATTCTGAACTCAAGCGCAATAACCAGTATGATGCTTCATTATTCATCAAACCGACTGAGCAGGATTGTCAGAGGTACTTTTTCTATGAGCTTGATGGTCGGGTAGTACCCCATCCAGACCTGAACGAAACAGAAGCAGCCCGTGCAGATCATACCATTGAGGTACTCAATCTGAATTGCCTGCGCTTGCAGCGTGATCGTGGCGATATGATCAGGGAGGGTTTGGAAATCATCAGTGATCTTGCTGATGACGACTGTGCCCTGAAGTGCTTTCTTCATCTTGAGCTCAATGAAATAGCGACCAACAAGCTGTTTGCCTTTCATACGACAAGATGCCAGTTTTTCCAGGATTTAGCGTAA
- a CDS encoding Fic family protein translates to MALNNDQQLNEIIKIIELNSSGLARGEISDLLAFSINNKTLQRRLNSLCADGVIVKEGNRRATKYYPTHLSETDDKGQIKDKSSLIFSPDSQNVLYLLEKPLHARAKVSYNREFIENYVPNETRYVPYDIRRQLLLEGKRFDQQLAAGTYARQISQRLLIDLSYNSSRLEGNTYSRLDTQKLIEKGIMADGKIDEETTMIMNHKEAILFLIENAELIKLDCFTLFNLHNLLSQDLLANPQSCGNIRTVTVEIGKSSYLPLENPHILREMLELILVKANKIEDPFEQSFFLLVHLSYLQAFEDVNKRTSRLTCNIPFIKQNLCPLSFTDVPRDDYIPALLAIYELNDVNPMLDLFAWAYLRSCNQYDVVKESLGGIDAFRIQHRQLRKQVMGQVIRDNLHREEAAQLIEQFCLNNAIREVEKFTAMTMTDLDNLHAGAIIGLGISESQFYTWQAGK, encoded by the coding sequence ATGGCATTAAATAATGACCAGCAGCTTAATGAAATCATTAAAATTATTGAGCTAAATTCAAGCGGGCTAGCCCGGGGAGAGATCTCAGATCTACTTGCTTTTTCTATAAATAACAAGACATTACAGAGGCGTCTGAACAGCCTTTGCGCTGACGGAGTTATTGTCAAAGAAGGAAACAGAAGAGCAACAAAATACTACCCGACTCACCTTTCTGAAACCGATGACAAGGGACAAATTAAGGACAAATCGAGCCTGATTTTCAGTCCGGATAGCCAGAATGTCCTTTATTTACTGGAAAAACCGCTCCATGCCCGCGCGAAAGTGTCCTATAACAGGGAGTTTATCGAAAATTATGTCCCTAACGAAACACGTTATGTCCCTTATGACATTCGCAGACAACTGCTTCTGGAAGGTAAACGCTTTGATCAACAGTTAGCCGCTGGCACCTACGCCCGTCAGATATCTCAAAGACTTCTGATCGATCTGTCTTATAACTCAAGTCGACTTGAGGGAAACACCTACTCCAGACTTGACACTCAGAAGCTGATAGAAAAAGGCATTATGGCAGATGGAAAAATTGATGAAGAAACCACGATGATTATGAATCACAAAGAAGCGATTCTGTTTCTCATAGAAAATGCAGAACTGATCAAACTCGACTGTTTTACCCTGTTCAACCTGCACAACCTCCTATCCCAGGACTTACTGGCAAATCCACAGAGCTGCGGTAACATCCGAACCGTTACGGTCGAGATAGGAAAATCAAGTTACCTACCTTTGGAAAACCCCCATATCCTGAGAGAAATGTTGGAACTGATACTGGTCAAAGCCAATAAAATAGAAGACCCATTCGAACAGAGCTTCTTTCTTCTGGTACACCTTTCGTACTTGCAGGCATTTGAAGATGTCAATAAACGAACCTCTCGCCTGACTTGCAATATCCCTTTTATCAAACAGAATTTATGTCCTTTAAGCTTTACCGATGTTCCCCGCGATGACTATATTCCGGCACTGCTGGCAATTTATGAGTTAAATGACGTCAACCCTATGCTGGATCTATTTGCCTGGGCTTATCTTCGCTCCTGCAATCAATACGACGTTGTCAAAGAGTCCCTGGGAGGGATCGATGCCTTCCGAATCCAGCACCGACAATTGAGAAAACAGGTCATGGGGCAGGTTATCCGTGATAATTTACACCGTGAAGAGGCGGCTCAACTTATCGAACAATTCTGCCTGAACAATGCCATTAGAGAGGTTGAAAAATTTACGGCTATGACAATGACCGACCTCGATAATCTCCATGCCGGAGCCATTATTGGCCTTGGAATATCAGAAAGCCAATTCTATACCTGGCAGGCAGGAAAATAG
- a CDS encoding serpin family protein — protein MASPVKAFDMGRQYRFVVVLFCLLCFLFVPSQLRAVNCTKCGRECSLNPCAQADESQGTLSLAIDIFRRAAQATPENFVLSPDGLFQTLSLLLMGATDETRELLQKCLREDYSEPTGATAPGATACGQDQYCIANCLLLSNMHTLQETYKQRLEQINADIRDNVNFSDRASLQSLAKELNHLFCQLTHGLVREFCKDDDWHSGTVMALINSVYFKGLWEKPFRKRIGGGVFTLPDNQKVVLDGFMDGVINGSQQAEYNGWIAVSVPYQGDHEMILILPPQGIMPHEVSPEIIMALFSSLGSEELPVFSPTAPIGVPTFSVDSDTNLINVLAQTTLQPLFTGALSLGSMLSNPVPLFIDVFNQHSVIEVDEQGTEAAAVTNVGFLTSTGGPKPVDFTRPFIYILRNKETGRIPFIGQVLDPRSSGAGASGSGGH, from the coding sequence ATGGCTTCACCAGTTAAGGCTTTTGATATGGGTAGGCAGTACAGGTTCGTTGTAGTGTTATTCTGTCTGCTCTGTTTCCTATTCGTACCCTCACAACTTCGGGCAGTGAACTGTACAAAATGCGGTCGAGAGTGCAGTTTAAATCCCTGTGCGCAGGCAGATGAATCACAGGGGACTCTGAGCCTTGCCATAGATATATTCAGGCGTGCCGCACAGGCAACTCCTGAAAATTTTGTCCTGTCCCCTGATGGGCTTTTTCAGACACTGTCACTGTTACTGATGGGGGCTACTGATGAAACCCGGGAATTGCTTCAAAAGTGTCTGAGAGAGGATTATTCTGAGCCAACCGGTGCCACAGCACCAGGCGCGACAGCCTGTGGACAAGACCAATACTGTATTGCCAATTGTCTGCTTCTCTCCAATATGCATACTCTTCAGGAAACCTATAAACAGAGGCTTGAACAAATAAACGCCGATATTCGCGATAACGTCAACTTCTCCGACCGTGCATCATTACAAAGCCTTGCCAAGGAACTCAATCATCTATTTTGCCAATTAACCCATGGATTGGTTCGAGAGTTTTGCAAGGACGACGATTGGCATTCCGGTACAGTCATGGCACTTATAAATTCTGTTTACTTCAAAGGACTCTGGGAAAAGCCTTTCAGGAAACGAATTGGAGGAGGCGTATTTACTTTACCCGATAATCAAAAAGTTGTTTTAGACGGGTTTATGGATGGAGTAATTAATGGTTCCCAACAGGCTGAATACAATGGTTGGATTGCAGTTAGCGTCCCCTACCAGGGAGATCATGAAATGATTCTGATTCTACCCCCCCAAGGGATAATGCCCCACGAGGTATCGCCAGAAATAATAATGGCACTGTTTTCATCGTTAGGGTCCGAGGAGCTACCTGTATTCAGCCCAACAGCGCCTATTGGAGTCCCGACTTTTAGCGTTGATTCGGACACGAACTTGATAAACGTATTAGCCCAAACAACTTTACAGCCTCTTTTTACAGGCGCACTCAGCTTAGGGTCGATGCTTTCCAATCCAGTACCTCTTTTTATTGATGTGTTTAATCAACACAGCGTCATAGAAGTTGATGAACAAGGAACCGAGGCCGCAGCTGTAACAAACGTCGGTTTTCTTACGTCAACGGGTGGTCCGAAGCCTGTTGATTTTACACGACCATTTATTTATATATTGCGCAATAAAGAAACAGGAAGAATCCCCTTCATTGGACAGGTACTTGATCCCCGGAGCTCAGGGGCAGGTGCTTCAGGATCGGGTGGCCATTAA
- a CDS encoding UPF0175 family protein translates to MVSIPSTKKLLEQEIDLNLAIHLFQNRLITLAKAARIANKPLTEFIQVLGSMGIDVVDYDPDELNRDLDSLSS, encoded by the coding sequence ATGGTTAGCATTCCTTCCACTAAGAAGCTCTTGGAGCAGGAGATTGATCTCAATCTGGCTATCCACCTGTTCCAGAACCGATTGATCACTCTGGCAAAAGCAGCACGTATTGCCAACAAACCACTCACGGAATTCATACAGGTGCTGGGAAGTATGGGTATTGATGTTGTTGATTATGATCCTGATGAACTTAACCGCGACTTGGACTCTCTGAGTTCATAG
- the rpoC gene encoding DNA-directed RNA polymerase subunit beta' has product MKDLLNLLKTQGQTEEFDSIRIGLASPEMVRSWSYGEVKKPETINYRTFKPERDGLFCAKIFGPVKDYECLCGKYKRLKHRGVICEKCGVEVALAKVRRDRMGHIELASPVAHIWFLKSLPSRIGLLLDMTLRDIERVLYFESYVVIDPGMTTLDKNQLLNDEQYYEALEEFGDDFDARMGAEAIKALLADIELGEEVDMLREEIPQTNSETKLKKLSKRLKLLEAFHKSGNNPEWMILTVLPVLPPDLRPLVPLDGGRFATSDLNDLYRRVINRNNRLKRLLDLNAPDIIVRNEKRMLQESVDALLDNGRRGRAITGSNKRPLKSLADMIKGKQGRFRQNLLGKRVDYSGRSVITVGPTLRLHQCGLPKKMALELFKPFIFGKLEAKGLATTIKAAKKMVERETPEVWDVLADVIREHPVMLNRAPTLHRLGIQAFEPVLIEGKAIQLHPLVCAAYNADFDGDQMAVHVPLTLEAQLEARALMMSTNNILAPASGEPIIVPSQDVVLGLYYITRDRINAKGEGMAFVDVNEALRAYRTGHADLHARIKVRVAEKYKDDDGVEHSNAFLADTTIGRILLWEIVPEGLPFELVNQTMKKKAISRLLNTCYRNVGLKETVVFADQMLYMGFHYATISGSSIGVNDFVIPGDKSRIIDDANEEVREIENQFASGLVTQGEKYNKVIDIWSRANELLAKRMMDNLKSDTVTNRQGKEEEQESFNSVYMMADSGARGSAAQIRQLAGMRGLMAKPDGSIIETPITANFREGLNVLQYFISTHGARKGLADTALKTANSGYLTRRLVDVAQDLVVTEDDCGTVRGLQMTPHIEGGEVVEPLGERILGRVVAEDVLKPGAENEIAVPAGTLIDEAWVKRLEILNVDEVKVRSPITCETRYGICAKCYGRDLGRGHLVNKGEAVGVIAAQSIGEPGTQLTMRTFHIGGAASRASAQDNISVKNKGTARLLNLKHVERKDGSLVAVSRSGQLAIADEFGRERERYKLPYGAVLSVKDGVDVEAGQIVAKWDPHTHPIVTELSGTVKFLGMEEGITVKTQTDELTGLSNIEVLDPKDRPSAGKDIRPAIQLLDANGKELKLPNTDVAAQYFLPANALVNLADGTTVEIGDVVARIPQQSGGNKDITGGLPRVADLFEARKPKEHSILAEITGTIGFGKETKGKKRLVITPNDGSDPYEELIPKWRHLNVFEGEQVTKGEVISDGPTNPHDILRLLGVGELARYIVNEIQDVYRLQGVKINDKHIETILRQMLRKVEVTDTGDSSLIRGDQLELTTVLEENEKLSDQDQILAKYDRVLLGITKASLATESFISAASFQETTRVLTEAAVTGKRDYLRGLKENVVVGRLIPAGTGLTYHEERRKGREEPEFEVPSKVSASEVEAALSEALNFGEV; this is encoded by the coding sequence TTGAAAGACTTATTGAATCTACTCAAGACTCAGGGCCAGACCGAAGAGTTTGACTCGATTCGTATCGGTCTGGCTTCCCCAGAAATGGTACGTTCCTGGTCTTACGGTGAAGTTAAAAAGCCGGAAACAATCAACTACCGTACGTTCAAGCCTGAGCGTGACGGCCTTTTCTGTGCCAAGATCTTTGGCCCGGTGAAGGACTACGAGTGCCTGTGCGGTAAGTACAAGCGTCTCAAGCACCGCGGTGTTATCTGTGAAAAATGTGGCGTAGAAGTCGCCCTGGCGAAAGTTCGTCGTGACCGCATGGGTCACATTGAGCTGGCCAGCCCGGTTGCTCACATCTGGTTCCTGAAATCCCTGCCATCCCGTATCGGTCTGTTACTGGACATGACCCTGCGTGATATCGAGCGGGTACTGTACTTTGAGTCTTACGTCGTCATTGATCCGGGTATGACGACCCTGGACAAAAACCAGCTGCTCAACGATGAGCAGTACTACGAAGCCCTGGAAGAGTTTGGTGACGACTTTGATGCCCGTATGGGTGCTGAAGCCATCAAGGCTCTGCTGGCAGACATCGAGCTGGGTGAAGAAGTGGACATGCTGCGTGAAGAAATTCCGCAGACCAATTCTGAAACCAAGCTGAAAAAACTAAGCAAGCGTCTGAAACTGCTGGAAGCATTCCACAAGTCAGGGAACAACCCTGAGTGGATGATTCTGACTGTTCTGCCGGTTCTGCCGCCCGACCTGCGTCCCCTGGTACCGCTGGACGGTGGTCGTTTTGCGACCTCTGACCTGAATGACCTGTACCGTCGTGTCATCAACCGTAACAACCGTCTGAAGCGTCTGCTTGACCTGAACGCTCCAGACATCATTGTTCGCAATGAAAAGCGTATGCTGCAAGAATCGGTAGACGCACTGCTGGATAACGGTCGTCGCGGTCGTGCTATCACCGGTTCCAACAAACGTCCTCTGAAATCCCTGGCCGACATGATCAAGGGTAAACAGGGTCGTTTCCGTCAGAACCTGCTGGGTAAGCGTGTTGACTACTCTGGCCGTTCTGTTATTACCGTAGGTCCTACCCTGCGTCTGCATCAGTGCGGTCTGCCCAAGAAAATGGCTCTGGAACTGTTCAAGCCATTTATCTTCGGCAAGCTGGAAGCCAAAGGTCTGGCGACCACCATCAAAGCTGCCAAGAAAATGGTAGAACGTGAGACCCCTGAGGTTTGGGACGTTCTGGCTGATGTTATCCGTGAGCACCCGGTGATGCTGAACCGTGCACCGACCCTGCACCGTCTTGGTATCCAGGCGTTTGAACCGGTTCTGATCGAAGGTAAGGCGATTCAACTGCACCCACTAGTGTGTGCGGCTTATAACGCTGACTTCGACGGTGACCAGATGGCGGTACACGTACCTCTGACCCTGGAAGCCCAGCTCGAAGCCCGTGCTCTGATGATGTCCACCAACAACATCCTGGCACCGGCCAGTGGCGAACCTATTATCGTACCTTCCCAGGACGTGGTACTGGGTCTGTACTACATCACCCGTGACCGTATTAACGCCAAGGGTGAAGGCATGGCTTTTGTTGACGTCAACGAAGCCCTGCGTGCCTATCGTACCGGTCATGCTGACCTTCATGCCCGCATCAAGGTACGTGTTGCTGAAAAATACAAAGACGACGATGGCGTAGAACACAGCAATGCGTTCCTCGCCGATACCACCATTGGTCGTATCCTGCTTTGGGAAATCGTGCCGGAAGGCCTGCCTTTCGAACTGGTCAACCAGACCATGAAGAAAAAGGCGATCTCCCGTCTGCTGAATACCTGCTACCGCAACGTGGGTCTGAAAGAAACCGTTGTCTTTGCTGACCAGATGCTGTACATGGGCTTCCATTACGCGACCATCTCCGGTTCTTCCATCGGTGTTAACGACTTCGTTATTCCGGGCGACAAGAGCCGTATTATTGATGACGCTAACGAAGAAGTGCGTGAAATTGAAAACCAGTTTGCTTCCGGTCTGGTGACCCAGGGTGAGAAGTACAACAAGGTGATCGATATCTGGTCTCGTGCTAACGAGCTGCTGGCCAAGCGCATGATGGACAACCTGAAGTCCGACACCGTGACCAACCGTCAGGGTAAAGAGGAAGAGCAGGAATCCTTCAACAGCGTTTACATGATGGCCGACTCCGGTGCCCGTGGTAGTGCCGCACAGATTCGTCAGCTGGCCGGTATGCGTGGTCTGATGGCCAAGCCAGACGGCTCCATCATCGAAACGCCTATTACTGCGAACTTCCGTGAAGGTCTGAACGTACTGCAGTACTTCATTTCCACTCACGGTGCTCGTAAAGGTCTGGCGGATACCGCTTTGAAAACAGCGAACTCCGGTTACCTGACCCGTCGTCTGGTAGACGTTGCCCAGGACCTGGTGGTGACTGAAGACGACTGTGGCACAGTACGTGGCCTGCAGATGACCCCGCACATTGAAGGGGGTGAAGTGGTTGAACCTCTGGGTGAGCGTATCCTGGGTCGTGTGGTGGCTGAAGACGTACTCAAACCGGGTGCCGAGAATGAAATTGCGGTACCTGCCGGTACCCTGATCGACGAAGCCTGGGTTAAGCGTCTGGAAATCTTGAACGTTGACGAAGTCAAGGTTCGTTCTCCGATCACCTGTGAAACCCGCTACGGTATTTGTGCCAAGTGTTACGGTCGTGACCTGGGTCGCGGACACCTGGTTAACAAAGGTGAAGCCGTGGGGGTTATTGCTGCTCAGTCTATCGGTGAGCCCGGTACCCAGCTGACCATGCGTACCTTCCACATCGGTGGTGCTGCCTCCCGTGCTTCTGCACAGGACAATATCTCCGTTAAGAACAAGGGTACTGCCCGTCTGCTGAACCTGAAACACGTTGAACGTAAAGACGGCTCTTTGGTAGCGGTCAGTCGTTCCGGCCAGTTGGCTATTGCTGACGAATTCGGTCGTGAGCGTGAGCGTTACAAGCTGCCCTACGGTGCGGTGCTGTCGGTTAAGGACGGTGTTGACGTAGAAGCCGGTCAGATCGTGGCCAAGTGGGATCCCCACACTCACCCCATCGTGACCGAACTGTCGGGCACGGTTAAGTTCCTGGGTATGGAAGAAGGCATTACCGTCAAGACTCAGACCGATGAGCTGACGGGTCTGTCCAACATCGAAGTTCTTGATCCGAAGGATCGTCCTTCTGCTGGTAAGGATATTCGTCCTGCGATCCAGCTGCTGGATGCCAACGGCAAGGAACTGAAGCTGCCTAATACCGACGTAGCGGCCCAGTACTTCCTGCCTGCCAACGCGCTGGTGAACCTGGCCGACGGCACTACCGTAGAAATCGGTGACGTCGTTGCCCGTATTCCGCAGCAGTCCGGCGGTAACAAGGACATCACCGGTGGTCTGCCACGGGTGGCTGACCTGTTTGAAGCCCGTAAGCCTAAAGAGCATTCTATTCTTGCGGAAATCACCGGTACCATCGGCTTCGGTAAAGAGACCAAGGGCAAGAAGCGTCTGGTTATCACCCCGAACGATGGCAGCGATCCATATGAAGAGCTGATTCCGAAGTGGCGTCACCTGAACGTGTTCGAAGGTGAACAGGTTACCAAGGGTGAAGTTATTTCTGACGGTCCTACTAACCCCCACGACATTCTGCGTCTGCTGGGTGTCGGTGAGCTGGCCCGTTACATCGTTAACGAAATCCAGGACGTATACCGTCTGCAGGGCGTTAAGATTAACGACAAGCACATCGAAACCATCTTGCGTCAGATGCTGCGTAAGGTGGAAGTGACCGACACCGGTGATTCTTCACTGATCCGTGGTGACCAGTTGGAACTGACTACGGTTCTGGAAGAGAACGAGAAGCTCAGCGATCAGGATCAGATCCTTGCCAAGTACGATCGCGTACTGCTGGGTATCACCAAGGCTTCCCTGGCTACTGAGTCCTTTATCTCTGCGGCTTCCTTCCAGGAAACCACAAGAGTACTGACCGAAGCAGCCGTGACCGGTAAGCGTGATTACCTGCGTGGTCTGAAGGAGAACGTGGTTGTAGGTCGCCTGATTCCTGCGGGTACCGGTCTGACTTATCACGAAGAACGTCGTAAGGGTCGTGAAGAGCCAGAGTTTGAAGTACCGAGCAAGGTATCTGCTTCTGAAGTTGAAGCGGCTCTGTCTGAAGCTCTTAATTTCGGCGAGGTGTAA